Proteins encoded in a region of the Mycobacterium branderi genome:
- a CDS encoding glycosyltransferase family 4 protein yields MSALRSVLLLCWRDTGHPQGGGSEAYLQRIGAQLAESGIAVTLRTARYPGAARREVIDGVRISRAGGRYSVYVWALLAMTAARLGLGPLRHVRPDVVIDTQNGLPFLARLVYGRRVAVLVHHCHREQWPVAGRMLGRLGWFVESRLSPRVHRRSQYVTVSLPSARDLVALGVDYERIAVVRNGLDEAPASTLNGPRASAPRIVVLSRLVPHKQIEDALEAVAVLRPRIPGLHLDIIGGGWWWQRLVDHAARLGISDAVTFHGHVDDVTKHRVVQQSWVHVLPSRKEGWGLAVVEAAQHAVPTIGYRSSGGLADSIVDGVTGVLVDDRTELVNRLHQLLDDAVLRDQLGGKAQARSAEFSWPQSADAMRTVLESVLAGKRISGVV; encoded by the coding sequence ATCGCCGTCACGCTGCGTACCGCACGCTACCCGGGCGCGGCTCGCCGCGAAGTGATCGACGGCGTACGGATTAGCCGCGCCGGCGGGCGCTATTCGGTGTACGTGTGGGCACTGCTGGCGATGACGGCGGCGCGCCTCGGGCTCGGACCACTGCGGCACGTGCGGCCGGACGTGGTGATCGACACCCAGAACGGCCTGCCGTTTCTGGCCCGGCTGGTCTACGGACGACGGGTTGCCGTGCTGGTGCACCACTGCCACCGCGAGCAGTGGCCGGTCGCCGGTCGGATGCTCGGCCGGCTGGGCTGGTTCGTCGAGTCCCGGTTGTCGCCGCGGGTGCACCGACGCAGCCAGTATGTGACGGTGTCGTTGCCGTCGGCCCGCGACCTGGTGGCGCTGGGAGTGGACTACGAGCGAATTGCCGTGGTGCGCAACGGTCTTGACGAGGCGCCGGCATCCACGCTGAACGGGCCGCGGGCGAGCGCACCCCGGATTGTCGTGTTGTCGAGACTGGTGCCTCACAAGCAGATCGAGGACGCGCTGGAAGCGGTGGCGGTGCTGCGTCCGCGAATACCGGGCTTGCACCTGGACATCATCGGCGGCGGGTGGTGGTGGCAGCGGCTGGTCGACCACGCGGCGCGCCTCGGCATCAGCGACGCGGTGACATTCCATGGCCACGTCGACGACGTAACCAAACACCGTGTGGTGCAACAGTCTTGGGTGCACGTGCTGCCGTCGCGCAAGGAGGGCTGGGGCCTAGCCGTGGTCGAGGCAGCACAGCACGCGGTGCCGACCATCGGCTACCGGTCGTCGGGCGGGCTGGCCGATTCGATCGTCGACGGGGTGACCGGTGTATTGGTCGACGACCGTACCGAGTTGGTCAATCGGCTGCACCAACTTCTGGACGACGCGGTGCTGCGCGACCAGCTCGGAGGCAAGGCGCAGGCACGCAGTGCCGAATTCTCTTGGCCGCAAAGCGCCGACGCGATGCGCACAGTGCTGGAATCCGTGTTGGCCGGAAAGCGGATCAGCGGCGTGGTGTAG